In Halogranum gelatinilyticum, the DNA window GCGAGGCCTCCTGTCCCGCGAGCGGGGCGTAGGTTCCCACGCGGCCCTGTCGCTGGAGGCTGACCATCCGCTCGTCGAAGTGTCGTGCAAGCCGCATATCGCGGTACATCCCGACCAGCCGCTCGTCCGAGAGATTGGGGACCGACGCGCCGTCGATGACCCGTCCGTCGGCGTCGAGCACCCGGACGAGACCGTCGTCCACGTTCATTGGTGACACTCTCGCGTCGACCCTCAAAGTTCCACGGCTCGGAGCAAGGCGACGGTCAGAGCATGCGTCGGAACTCCCCGAGCGGGGGAAAGCGGAGCGTCTCGTGGCTGTCGTCGTCGTAGACGACGGGCCGGAGTGCGTCGACGTCGGTCACGAGCGGCGACTGGAAGTCGCTCGTCCGCATCTCGTTGACCGCGACGCCCGCCGCGAGTCGGTTGAACGCGGGCAACATTACCACGTCGGCACCGCGGTACGTCCCCGCGCCGAGGAGATAGCAGGGCCGCCGCCGCCCCTCGATGTCGATGGCCGGATGGTCGTGGCCGACGATATACCGCGGAGCGTCCGGTTCGGGTTCCTCGTGGCCGTGACAGACGACCGTGCCGTCGGCGAGGCGGTAGCTCTCGTGGAGCTCGCCGTCCCAGACGTCCGCCAGATGGGTGTCGTGGTTTCCGGCGACGAGGACGGGTCGCGCGCCGGCCTCGCGACAGCAGTCGACGAGGTCACGGAGGTGCGCACGCGTCGCGTCCGACGCGTGCGAGAAGCTGTGAAGCACGTCGCCGGCGAAGACGGCCTCTGTGGGTTCGAAGTAGGTGAGGAGTCCGTCGAGCCGGTCGTGCAGGTCGGCACGTTCGCCGAGCGGGAACTCGACGCTCGACGCCTCGTCGCGGCCGACGTGCACGTCGGCGACGACGAGACTCCCCGTTCCCTGCACGAACACGCCACGGTCGCGGAACGACAGGTCGTCCACGCGAGAAGGTTCGTGCGGAAGGATATATCGCTACCGTCCCACGTGGGTTTTTAAACTATCCTTCCTTCTCTGGAGCCATGAGCGGAGCCCTGGAGGACAAGCGCACCGCGACACGGTTTCGCATCCTCGTCGAGATCGCTGACCGACAGCCAGCGGTGAGTCAGGGTGAGATCGCCGAGGCCGTCGGCGTGACGAGCCAGGCGGTCAGTGAGTATATCCGCGACCTCGTCGAGGACGACCTCGTCGAGAAGGAGGGCCGGTCGCGCTACCGCGTCACCAAAGAGGGCGTCGACTGGCTGTTCAAGGAGGCGAAGTCCATCCGTCGGTTCGCTGACCACGTCACCGAGGACGTCTTAGAGAGCGTCCAAGAGGACGCCGCGGTCGCCACCGCCGACGTCGAGGCGGGCGAGACGGTCACGCTCTCGCTGCGCGACGGCCTCCTGCACGCGACGCCGGGCGACGAGGGACCGGCAATCGGCGTCGCGACCACCGACGCCGAGGCGGGCACGGACGTCAGCGTCACGGGCTTCGAGGGCGTCATCGACTTCGAGCCGGGGTCCGTGAGCATCTATCAGGTCCCGCCCGTCCGCGACGGCGGAAGCCGCGCCGTCGACGACGGCGGTCTCGCCGCCACCTGCGAGGACGCGGATCTCGTGGTCGCCGCGGGCGTCGAAGCGGTCGTCACGCTCCGCGGGCTGGGCGTCGAACCCGCGGTCGTCGTCGCCGCCGGGAGCGTCGCGACCGAGGCCGCCGCTCGCGGACTGAACGTCGTCGTCGTCGCGACCACGGACGCCATCGGCCGCGTCACCGACGAACTCAGAGACGGTGACGTGACGTACGAAGTACGCGACGTCTAAGAGGAAGAGTCGTCGAGATGGTTCTTGGCCGTCGTGTAGGCCTCTCTGAGCTGTTTGAACTCCTCGCTGTCGCCGCCGTGGTCCGGATGTGTCTCCTTGGCCTGTGAGCGGTAGGCACGCTTTACCTCGTCGCGTTCGGCCGTCGTCGACAGCCCGAGCCGGTCGAACGCGGCCACGACGGGGTCGGGCAGGTCCTCCTCGACTTCGAGTTCGGGCACCTCGAAGGGGAGCCGCCGACCCAGCTGGGAGCCGGGCATCTCGTGTTCGCAGAGCACCGCGTAGGTGCCCGCGCGTTCGATGTGGAAGTACGCCTGGGCGTCGAAGGTGATTGCGACGTCTCTGCTGGGGAGGTAGAAGGCGACCGTGTGGCCGTGGACCGGATGGTCTTCGGCAAAGGCTTCGCCGATGGTCCGGAGATAGTCACGGATCTCCGCGCGGCGGCGGGCCGTCCCGTCGAACGTCTGGGAGGGGTCGATGGGCGCAGTGGGGAACACCCGGTCGGCGACGACGAAGATACCGGCGACGACGACGGAGGCGGCTGCACCGACGCCGAGTCCCATCAGGAGCCACGGCGGGAGCAGTGAGAGCCACTCGGGCAACACTACCGGGGCTAGGTGACGGGAGCTAAAGAACCCCTCGCCACCGGTAGAGAAAGCGGGGGCTGGCCGGGAGAGAAAAGTGAGAAACCGAGGCGCGTCGGCGGCCGCTTCAGAGGATTCCTTCGGCCTTGAGACCCTCGATGACGTCGTCGACGAGAGACTCCGCCGAGTCGTACGGGAAGTCCTGGTGGCTGCCGAGCTTCGCGGCCATCTCCATCGCGGTGAAGCTGACGTCGCCGGCTTCGAACCGCGTGCCCGGACCGTTCGGGAGGGCGGGGACGAGCGACATCTGGTTCTTGACGGGGTAGTCGGCACCGCTGAACGCTTCGAGGAGTTGCTCGCGAATCTCCGAGGTGACCTCTTCGTTTGCCATGTTCTTTCATGCACACAAGGAGCGCAAAAGCGTTCCGGAACCACGCTAAACTGGTTGGGAGTTTATCACGCCGGGGCCGTGTGTGTTTTTGTCCAGGCTATCCAAGCCCCGCTATGGACGCTGACTTCGACCTGCTGAAGGAGTTGACCGAAGAGAACGGTGTGCCCGGCTACGAGGGCCGCCTGCGCGACCTCGTCCGCCGGGAGTTCGAGGACACGACCGACGAGGTGCGTTCGGACGCGATGGGCAACGTCGTCGGCACCATCGAGGGCGAGAGCGACTACAGCGTCGTCGTCGCCGCGCACATGGACGAGATCGGCTTCATGGTCAAACACATCACCGACGACGGCTTCCTCCAGCTCGACGCGCTCGGCGGCTGGGACCCCCGTGTGCTGAA includes these proteins:
- a CDS encoding metallophosphoesterase family protein, with translation MDDLSFRDRGVFVQGTGSLVVADVHVGRDEASSVEFPLGERADLHDRLDGLLTYFEPTEAVFAGDVLHSFSHASDATRAHLRDLVDCCREAGARPVLVAGNHDTHLADVWDGELHESYRLADGTVVCHGHEEPEPDAPRYIVGHDHPAIDIEGRRRPCYLLGAGTYRGADVVMLPAFNRLAAGVAVNEMRTSDFQSPLVTDVDALRPVVYDDDSHETLRFPPLGEFRRML
- a CDS encoding DUF7839 domain-containing protein, translated to MSGALEDKRTATRFRILVEIADRQPAVSQGEIAEAVGVTSQAVSEYIRDLVEDDLVEKEGRSRYRVTKEGVDWLFKEAKSIRRFADHVTEDVLESVQEDAAVATADVEAGETVTLSLRDGLLHATPGDEGPAIGVATTDAEAGTDVSVTGFEGVIDFEPGSVSIYQVPPVRDGGSRAVDDGGLAATCEDADLVVAAGVEAVVTLRGLGVEPAVVVAAGSVATEAAARGLNVVVVATTDAIGRVTDELRDGDVTYEVRDV
- a CDS encoding J domain-containing protein; this encodes MLPEWLSLLPPWLLMGLGVGAAASVVVAGIFVVADRVFPTAPIDPSQTFDGTARRRAEIRDYLRTIGEAFAEDHPVHGHTVAFYLPSRDVAITFDAQAYFHIERAGTYAVLCEHEMPGSQLGRRLPFEVPELEVEEDLPDPVVAAFDRLGLSTTAERDEVKRAYRSQAKETHPDHGGDSEEFKQLREAYTTAKNHLDDSSS
- a CDS encoding MTH865 family protein, whose product is MANEEVTSEIREQLLEAFSGADYPVKNQMSLVPALPNGPGTRFEAGDVSFTAMEMAAKLGSHQDFPYDSAESLVDDVIEGLKAEGIL